A stretch of DNA from Fundulus heteroclitus isolate FHET01 chromosome 22, MU-UCD_Fhet_4.1, whole genome shotgun sequence:
tttaccccgcTTTACAGCCAGATTCAGGCGCACTTTACAGCGAGGACGACTTTGTCATCATGACTACGACGGAAAAGGAGAAGTACAAATGTTTGCTGCCTTCACTGACCGCTGGCGAAGAGGTGAGCAGCGCTGGGCGGTGAACccttttactgttttatatttaaatgcagCGAGAAAGGTTTCCTTCATTATCAATTGATGCATTATTGGCCTGCCTTGTGACATACAGCGTTTAGTCGCCTGTTAAGGGAGTCTTGGAAGTTTTGCAGATGTTAAAGCAACCTTTATAAGCCTTTGGTTTTTCCATGAAATTCTCCAAAACAGTCTGACCACGAATAAAACAGGACCAGTTTCACCTTGTGTGTCTTCCTTGAACACATGGACACTAAGCAATGACAAAGAGTGATGACTCGGAGCAAAGCTGGATACGGTATGTAAACCTGTATCCTGTTTCCTCCTGTAAGTTCTCTGAGCTGTTCGCTCTAATGGAGGAGATTTGAACCAATCAGTGAAAAAAGACGTCTTGATTTGCAGAGCTGTTTGCATACAGAAACaagcagaaggaaaagaaaacgaACAACTATGAAAAGTACAGAAACGTGTGACAGAAGTAAAGATTCTGAAATCTTTATAAGagagttaaaacaaaaaaataaatgagcttTACCGATTCAAGCTAAGATCTACGCTTAATTAATTCAAACAAATGCTGTAAAGGTTAATTGTTCatgtcaataaaacaaaatatataaaatcaatattgtggaatttattttttcctcgcATGAAACTCTGTTTAtcaaactgtttaaagtttgtgcACATTAGTGAACAGATGCATTTCTATTGTTTGATTATTCCAAAGAGTTCCCAATCCGACTGAAAGGCGGTTCCTGATTTAAACCGACATAAATGCAGTGACTTTTATGTCATTTAAGAAAAGATAAGAATCACCACTCTGCTTTTTCATTCTCCATACTGGCTCTTTTTCGCTTTCACACTTGAAGGCGTGTGACATCTTTTATTGAAGTAGTTCAAACTTTTTGTCAACTGCTTTGATCAGTGATGGTGAAAGGTTTCTTGTTAAGTAAATTTCCAATTCACATCATTTATACACAACGCTCATTTTTGTCGGGCATGAATGAATTGGCAAAGTTACAAGTCCGACACTGAATCTGCAGCTAAAATCGCATCAAACTAAATCAGAAAAGCTCCATGTAGCAGCAATCATGTTGTGCCAATATAAGATGGAAACCTGTTCGATGATCGTTTGTCTTACTCATTAAATTGCTGCCGTGTTGAAAGTCTAATTTAATCCTTCGTGACGCAGGATGAAAATAAGGGGTACGGCGGTCCCAGTCCAGGCGAACTTCTGGATCCGCTGTTCAAACGAAGCAGCTGCTCCTACAGGGTGAGACGTGAAACTGTGTTCAGTTAAAGTTCACGCAACGTTAGCAGACCATGACAGAAAAgcattttttggttttttttgctgGGAGGAGTGTTGAAGGAATGAAAGGCTCATGTAAAACTTTGCAGATCGAGTCTTACTGGACATACGAGGTGTGCCATGGGAAGCACGTCAGGCAGTATCACGAGGAGAAGGAGACGGGGCAGGTCAGTGGGTCAAAAGCACTGAGCTTTATTATACaatggagtgctgattttgccgaaaaactgaagtcactggccgccatcttgctactccctactctcacagaatcccataggatttggttgcaacaacaagcagttttctggctgagtgaaaacgtttcacaggtaattctacagtcagtggatgtactaacactatcaactactaggaaatgatgtgctgaaatattttacatgttattcatattaaatatacatatatgtaaattatgtatttgtatattgttatttatatatatatatatatatatatatatatatatatatatatatatatatatatatatatatatatatatatatatatacttaaataaataaaatgctaaatatttcagcacatgactttctcagtacttgatagttttagagcataacataaaagtatatggcatttgacactttaaaagttttaagcccccccccccccgaacatgagaaaatcctcgttattcgatgctgtagcgcacatattccttagttactggggggaaatagggagtaccaatatggcggctggtggcttcaaagtgactcgttctaacagcgggatattagcactccagtgtataatatagctcagtggtcaagAGATTAACGATCAGACGACATAAATGagaagctagcagatgtgcccTAAAGGTTATCATCCGTCCTTCCACAGAAGATCAATGTCCAGGAGTATTACCTTGGCGATATGGCTCAGAGGAGTCAATCAGCTGATACAGGTAactcccccccccaaaaaaaaaattgtgtctgATATCCTGTTATTGCTCGTTAAAGTAATGAGCTAAGATTTATTTATGACCTACCTATGAGTTGTGACTGACCTTTTTTCTTATGTTAGATCAAGctgaagagagagaaaatgcCAAAGCGGCTCCACTAAAAGAAGTAAGTACCTCGCTGATACTTAGCCACACAAAGTTGCCAGGCAGGTTCTTTCTCACGTTTGTTTCTTCCATTTCATTTCCCCCGCCCGGTGTTCAGGTGCCGACTAAAAACATCGAAGGTCAGCTGACCCCGTACTACGCCGTGGAAATGGGAAACGGGACTCCGTGCACGCTGAAGCAGAACCTGCCGCGCTCCACCTCCGTGTTATACGTCTGCCACCCGGAAGCCAAGCACGAGATCCTGTCCATCGCCGAGGTCACCACCTGCGAGTACGAGGTGGTGGTGCTGACGCCTCTGCTGTGCGCGCACCCAAAATACAGGTAGGGCTTTTCAAAGAAAGCGACTATTTTAGAAACGCTCGCTGTATGGCTGCGGCGTTCCTCTGGATCGAGGTCGGCGTTTCCCAACTCCGTCCATGTCTCCAGGTTCAAGGCCTCCCCAGTGAACGCCATCTTCTGCCAAGCTCTGGAGGGCTCGCCGCTTCAACCTCAGCGGCTCTCGCAGCTGGACAAAGAGCAAGAAGAGCTGCTTAGGCCTCCTTTTAGCACCAACACCGACGCCAGAGAGGTGAGTGGGTCAAAGAATGGGAAAGAAACGCTCCTTATTTACAGAACCGAATCACGTTTTTGCCCTTGTTGTCGCAGGAGGAGGTGTCCCCAGTCAGAGAGGAAGCTTTCAGCTCCACTCACAAACCCATGAGCGTAGGAGGGCAGATTCAGGTCACAGTGGGCACGACACACATCTCCCGTTTGACAGACGACCAGCTGATCAAGGAGTTCCTCAGCGGCTCGTATTGTCTGCAGGGGGTGAGGCCTGTTTGCATCTAACACATGAAGATCATTTCTCAAACTAGTCCGGGGTCCTTATTCATgttcggtgtgtgtgtgtttcagggcGTGGGCTGGTGGAAATATGAATTCTGTTACGGAAAGCACGTCCATCAGTACCATGAGGTAAGActacttgagaaaaaaaataatcgtcTCAATCTGAGCTATTTTCAGCAtcagtgaggtgtttaaaaTGGAGTCAGAGGAAACACGATCGTTTGAttttaaatagcttattgcaTTAAACGTTTGAGATATGTTTGTAGATCATTAGTGCTTGGAGAAAGCAAGAGTTTAagtagataacaggaaggcgATGTTACCCTCTTTCATCCTTTTGAGGTATTACTGCTGCCTGTCATGGAGCTGGGAATAAAtatgcagatttctttttttgtaatgcgAGTCATGCTAACTCTTATTAGTAGTAATAGGTGAGTGAAACGCAGTCTTTATCATAATAAGATGCCCAAAAAAAGCATTAAtctttatggttttattttaaaatagtagtactctccttttttttttttttccaaattgctCTCTCATACATACATGGTCTCTGATCCTTATATGACCCAGAATGCTGgcgataaatgtttttttgttttttttctcatatcttCTTGTGTTACAGTTGTTAAGACATTAGAGTAGAATAAAATCTGTACTGGcaggtcaaagctttacaaaactGGATACCGTTAATCCGCTTTAAGATTCTGATGGTGCGTCTCCTTCCACTAAATCTAGACTAGGGAAGGACCAGTCAAACACTCGGAGATCAAAGTCGGGTAGTTGGCTCTGATCGGTGGATCAGCAGgtgaaatagtaaaaaaaataaaaaatgttttgtacattaaaagcaataaaacatttcatagaTAATGGGGATAATCTTTTGATTCCCCTCAATTTATGTTAACTCAAAACTGAtttttctgtatgttttataatccttcaaagaaaaaaaacactatttccCAAACCAGTTGGTCGACCCTCAAACAAAACCAGAAATCAGTTTTGCCTAATTAAGAACTCCAGAAGATCAGAACATTTGTAGTTGAAAGGCTTCATcagtcagggttttttttctccaagacACTTAAATATTCTCTTCATAAGAAGTAATTTTTCTTGGTCGGCTGTATTGTGATTAGTAGTTCTTTGGTCGCGTTTGTTCTGAGTTTTGAAATGCCTCTCTGTGTCCCAGGACAAAGAGCAAGGCAAGAACATTGTCGTGGTGGGGAACTGGAATGCGGAGGAGCACATTGAGTGGGCGAAGAAGAACGTCGCCCGATCCTACCAGCTCAAACACGACGGAGCACAGAAAGTCAAGTAGGCCTTTAGATTAGCTCTAAATGACCCAGAATCCAAgtttctttggatttaatgttaacttttctccgttttttttttttttccacttgtcTTTGCACCATTTTAGGGTAGTTTCCCACTTTTATGGACACGGGGATTTATGTGATCTGACAGGAAAGCCCAGACAGGTCATCGTGAAGCTCAAGTAAGTCAAGAATCTCTAGCGTGAAAGAATAATAACGCCATAAAGCATCAACACGACTCACTTAATGTGTTAATGTTTGCATTAACTTGTGATTTTCTCTCTGTCAGGTGTAAAGAATCTGAGTCTCCACATGCCGTCACCGTCTACATGTTGGAACCTCAGACTTGTCAATATGTGCTTGGGGTAAGATTGCTTGTTGCCATCGTTACTTATACAAAGGACATGGGTGGCTGCATGTCTTACTGCCCCTTCTATAAGAGACTTGTTTGGTCTCTTATAGAGGTGGTGCAGTCAAGCTAGATGCTTCCTGGATAGGGCAGAAGGACTCACAACTCCTGTGCTGGCCTCCCTGCATTGACTCCTTGGGAACTTGagatatacattttaaatcttGGTTTTAAACTTCATGTCACCTCTGGACCTTTTGGAGCCTCTGGCTCAATCTAGGACTCTTGAGATCTCCCAGTCAAATGCTGTTGGTGGTACCATGAACCCGTTTCAAAACCCGTGGAGGTGGAGCTTTTCAGGCAGTGGCTCCCAAGCGTTGGAACGCTGTCCCTACACtccagactcttttttttttttttttttttttttttttttagaaacaactacagacatttttattcagacaCACCTTGATGTGTTTGCTGTTTTAAGTGATTTGTtctttgtgaagcactttgtgggTTTTATGTCTTCGAAAGAAGCTGTAGAAATAAAGTTTTACCTTAGTTTTACTATCAGAGGAGAGTCAAGATCATAAGTTTCTTCCACCGTTATAGTTTTAGTGAGAAGCCTAAATTTTTGGGAACCATTGCCTTGTTGTTCCTCTGCAGCGCCTTTTTAAATAAGGAAATGTGGCCACAACAACATAGGGCTAATTCCTGTTTTTGTAACATAATTTTAGCCAATTAAAATTCCTGTTTAAGAAGAACATTTTTCAGATAGTCTTCTAG
This window harbors:
- the erlec1 gene encoding endoplasmic reticulum lectin 1, which codes for MRRGLREKSSRAGEVMAGLLWLLLGGLLGVCSGVSANRGGYPTFTDEIPFKITWPGAEFRLPDSGALYSEDDFVIMTTTEKEKYKCLLPSLTAGEEDENKGYGGPSPGELLDPLFKRSSCSYRIESYWTYEVCHGKHVRQYHEEKETGQKINVQEYYLGDMAQRSQSADTDQAEERENAKAAPLKEVPTKNIEGQLTPYYAVEMGNGTPCTLKQNLPRSTSVLYVCHPEAKHEILSIAEVTTCEYEVVVLTPLLCAHPKYRFKASPVNAIFCQALEGSPLQPQRLSQLDKEQEELLRPPFSTNTDAREEEVSPVREEAFSSTHKPMSVGGQIQVTVGTTHISRLTDDQLIKEFLSGSYCLQGGVGWWKYEFCYGKHVHQYHEDKEQGKNIVVVGNWNAEEHIEWAKKNVARSYQLKHDGAQKVKVVSHFYGHGDLCDLTGKPRQVIVKLKCKESESPHAVTVYMLEPQTCQYVLGVESPVICRILDTADEQGLLSIPS